In the genome of Candidatus Reidiella endopervernicosa, one region contains:
- a CDS encoding multidrug effflux MFS transporter yields MTPPSTAAPRLALPLSFVVAMLAMLAPFTIDTYLPSFPSIASEFGASDLQLQQTLSLYLLAFAVSTLIYGPLSDGFGRRGVVLLALLVYVASSVGAALVVDIDQLIVMRILQGLSASAGLVVGRAMVRDLYHGHEAHRVMAMVMMLFAIAPAVAPLVGGLLQSWLGWRSVFLFLALLGALVTLLFYLGIRETLPRDKRHSIHPLKVGRLYLNAFVSPRFMGLTIAFSLMFGGFFLYVAGAPVVIFEHLGLKSNDFWLLFIPLVSGMAVGSMLSRRMAGRIAPEWMLAAGFLIMVVAGLLNVAQSLWLETTPLTVIAPLTLYTFGVALVIPILTVMGLDCFPKNRGMASAMQGFLQMSYGALVAGALVPLFAHALTSLAMAMLLQCVVATLIWLAVESFTEAPVEEDVS; encoded by the coding sequence GTGACTCCCCCTTCGACTGCTGCGCCCCGGTTGGCGCTGCCTCTCTCCTTTGTGGTGGCGATGCTGGCGATGCTGGCACCGTTTACCATCGATACCTATCTACCCTCTTTCCCCAGTATCGCCAGTGAGTTTGGCGCCAGCGATCTGCAACTGCAGCAGACGCTGAGCCTCTATCTGCTCGCCTTCGCTGTTTCGACACTTATATATGGACCGCTCTCTGATGGTTTTGGTCGCCGTGGTGTGGTGCTGCTGGCGCTGCTGGTCTACGTTGCCAGTTCAGTCGGAGCGGCGCTGGTGGTCGACATCGATCAGCTGATTGTGATGCGCATCCTGCAGGGGCTCTCGGCCAGTGCCGGTCTGGTGGTGGGGCGTGCGATGGTGCGTGATCTCTACCACGGCCATGAGGCACACCGGGTGATGGCGATGGTGATGATGTTGTTTGCCATCGCTCCGGCTGTTGCCCCCCTGGTGGGTGGTCTGCTGCAGAGTTGGCTTGGCTGGCGTTCAGTCTTTCTCTTTCTTGCTCTGCTCGGTGCGCTGGTGACGCTGCTGTTCTATCTCGGCATCCGTGAAACGCTGCCGCGCGATAAACGCCACTCGATCCATCCACTGAAGGTTGGGCGCCTCTACCTCAACGCTTTTGTATCACCGCGTTTCATGGGGCTGACGATTGCGTTTTCACTGATGTTTGGTGGCTTCTTTCTCTATGTGGCGGGTGCGCCGGTGGTGATTTTTGAACATCTCGGATTGAAGAGTAACGATTTCTGGCTGCTCTTCATCCCGCTGGTCTCGGGTATGGCGGTCGGTTCGATGCTGTCACGACGCATGGCGGGGCGTATCGCACCGGAATGGATGTTGGCCGCTGGTTTTTTGATCATGGTGGTGGCGGGGCTGCTGAATGTTGCTCAGTCGCTCTGGCTGGAGACGACCCCCCTTACGGTCATTGCACCACTGACCCTCTACACCTTTGGTGTGGCGCTGGTGATCCCGATCCTTACTGTGATGGGGCTCGACTGCTTTCCGAAAAATCGTGGTATGGCCTCGGCGATGCAGGGTTTCCTGCAGATGAGTTACGGTGCGCTGGTGGCCGGTGCGCTGGTGCCGCTGTTTGCCCATGCGCTCACCTCGCTTGCGATGGCGATGCTGCTGCAGTGTGTGGTGGCGACACTGATCTGGCTAGCGGTTGAGAGCTTCACGGAAGCCCCAGTCGAAGAGGACGTTTCTTGA
- a CDS encoding diguanylate cyclase domain-containing protein gives MRTYNKSYTTLLLIGFGTMLMLMIGLMAASLASMDKTRHQLDKVVDDHMTKVALSKQMRTAARSRTLILFRLIHISDPFDRDDAWMKYNQKAIDFIRARNAILDMPISEIESGLLTEQGKKSRVAIPIQNKILDLINEGYIKEASSLLNVAAVPAQANVLRVVDDFDVYQNAKVREAQNWAIEDMESMRRLILIVGIAALMIGVAIALIVMRVIRQRTEIDIYHATHDTLTRLPNRALLLDRLEQSLLNSKRSGNTIALMFVDVDRFKSINDTYGHATGDLALLSVCDTIQGQLRETDTLARLSGDEFIVLMEKAENQDDIGRIAERILQAFKKPVLLKGISVEIGVSIGVSLHPEHGETPETLISNADTAMYESKKKGRNCWSLFQST, from the coding sequence TTGAGAACATATAACAAGAGCTATACAACACTACTGCTCATCGGTTTTGGCACCATGCTGATGCTGATGATTGGTTTGATGGCTGCGAGTCTGGCCTCGATGGACAAAACACGTCATCAGCTCGATAAAGTCGTTGATGACCATATGACCAAGGTAGCGTTATCAAAGCAGATGCGAACCGCTGCGCGTAGTCGCACGCTGATTCTATTTCGACTGATTCATATCAGTGATCCTTTTGATCGTGACGATGCGTGGATGAAATACAATCAGAAGGCCATCGACTTTATTCGTGCGCGTAATGCAATTCTTGATATGCCAATTTCCGAGATCGAATCGGGGCTGCTCACAGAGCAGGGAAAAAAATCGCGGGTGGCTATTCCTATTCAGAATAAGATCCTTGATCTGATTAATGAGGGTTACATCAAGGAGGCCAGTTCGCTTCTAAATGTGGCAGCCGTACCTGCGCAGGCAAATGTATTGCGCGTTGTTGACGATTTCGATGTCTACCAGAATGCCAAGGTACGAGAGGCACAAAATTGGGCTATCGAAGACATGGAGTCGATGCGTCGCCTCATCTTGATTGTGGGGATCGCGGCGTTAATGATCGGTGTGGCAATCGCGTTGATTGTGATGAGAGTCATTCGGCAACGAACCGAGATCGATATCTACCACGCAACACACGATACTCTGACTCGCCTACCAAACCGCGCCCTGTTGCTCGACCGGTTGGAACAGTCGTTGTTGAACTCGAAACGGAGTGGAAACACTATTGCTCTGATGTTTGTTGATGTGGACCGATTTAAGTCGATCAACGATACCTATGGTCATGCAACGGGTGACCTGGCACTGCTCTCTGTCTGTGACACCATTCAAGGCCAGCTACGTGAAACGGATACTCTGGCCAGATTAAGCGGTGATGAGTTTATTGTATTAATGGAGAAAGCTGAGAATCAGGATGATATTGGTAGAATCGCTGAGAGAATTCTACAGGCGTTCAAAAAGCCTGTTCTACTCAAAGGGATTAGTGTTGAAATTGGTGTAAGTATCGGTGTCTCACTTCACCCCGAACACGGAGAGACTCCGGAAACACTAATTTCGAATGCAGATACTGCTATGTATGAGTCGAAGAAAAAGGGAAGAAATTGTTGGAGCCTCTTTCAGAGCACTTAA
- a CDS encoding NnrS family protein, producing the protein MGFLLLALFSIGLIENPSTALHSFTVGAMGGMILAMISRITLGHTGRPLKPPRIITLAYISILLSAAVRVLLPAVAPSYSNWSITLAGGLWVLAYAIYLTTYAHMLITPDIEDTPE; encoded by the coding sequence CTGGGTTTTCTCCTTCTCGCGCTCTTTAGCATCGGCCTGATTGAGAACCCCAGCACTGCACTCCACAGCTTCACGGTCGGCGCGATGGGGGGAATGATTCTGGCAATGATCTCCCGCATCACATTAGGTCATACTGGTCGCCCGCTTAAGCCGCCCCGCATCATTACTCTGGCCTATATCTCAATTCTGCTTAGCGCTGCAGTGCGGGTACTCCTCCCCGCCGTAGCACCCTCCTACAGCAACTGGAGTATTACCCTGGCTGGCGGACTTTGGGTATTGGCCTACGCCATCTACCTCACCACCTATGCACACATGTTAATCACACCCGACATAGAGGACACACCGGAGTGA
- the kbl gene encoding glycine C-acetyltransferase, whose protein sequence is MSFKSAKESLQKELQEIKDSGLWKTERVIASEQKNDITLADGSEVINMCANNYLGLANNPEVIEAAKASYDQWGFGLSSVRFICGTQSIHKTLEQKVSEFLGMEETILYAACFDANTGLFETILTKEDAIISDELNHASIIDGVRLCKAARYRYKNNDMADLEEKLKEARAGGARRILITTDGVFSMDGTIARLDKICDLADQYDAMVHHDDCHAVGFMGKTGRGVHEHCGVMDRVDIITGTFGKALGGASGGYTSGRKEIIDMLRQRSRPYLFSNTVAPAICAASLKVLEMLSASTELRDRLEENTKYFREGMRAAGFAIADGEHPIVPVMLGDANLAQEMSKRLLERGIYAIGFFFPVVPKGKARIRTQISAAHTRADLDKAIAAFAATHAELNG, encoded by the coding sequence ATGAGTTTTAAAAGCGCCAAAGAGAGCCTGCAAAAAGAGCTACAGGAGATCAAAGATTCGGGGCTATGGAAGACCGAACGGGTTATCGCCTCGGAGCAGAAAAACGACATCACCCTCGCTGACGGCAGCGAGGTGATCAACATGTGCGCCAACAACTACCTCGGGCTGGCCAACAACCCGGAGGTGATCGAGGCGGCGAAGGCGAGCTACGACCAGTGGGGCTTTGGCCTCTCGTCGGTACGTTTTATCTGCGGCACCCAGTCGATTCATAAAACACTCGAACAGAAGGTCTCCGAGTTTCTCGGCATGGAGGAGACAATCCTCTACGCCGCCTGTTTCGATGCCAACACCGGCCTGTTTGAGACCATCCTCACCAAGGAGGATGCGATTATCTCCGATGAGCTTAACCACGCCTCGATCATCGATGGCGTGCGTCTCTGTAAGGCGGCCCGCTACCGTTACAAAAATAACGACATGGCCGATCTGGAAGAGAAACTCAAAGAGGCCAGGGCAGGTGGCGCACGTCGTATCCTGATCACCACCGATGGCGTCTTCTCCATGGACGGCACCATCGCCCGGCTCGACAAGATCTGCGATCTGGCCGACCAGTACGACGCCATGGTGCATCACGACGACTGCCACGCGGTCGGTTTTATGGGCAAGACTGGACGCGGTGTACACGAACACTGCGGCGTGATGGATCGTGTCGACATCATCACCGGCACCTTCGGTAAGGCACTCGGCGGTGCCTCGGGTGGATACACCTCGGGACGTAAAGAGATTATCGATATGCTGCGCCAGCGCTCACGCCCCTACCTCTTCTCCAATACCGTTGCTCCTGCCATCTGCGCCGCCTCACTCAAGGTACTGGAGATGCTCTCGGCCTCTACCGAACTACGTGACCGACTCGAAGAGAACACAAAATATTTCCGTGAGGGCATGAGAGCCGCAGGCTTTGCCATCGCCGATGGCGAACACCCGATCGTGCCAGTAATGCTGGGTGATGCGAATCTGGCTCAGGAGATGTCGAAGAGACTTCTCGAGCGGGGCATTTATGCCATCGGCTTCTTCTTCCCGGTGGTGCCTAAGGGCAAGGCACGCATTCGCACCCAGATCTCTGCGGCACACACCAGAGCGGATCTGGACAAGGCGATTGCGGCCTTTGCCGCCACCCATGCTGAGCTAAATGGATGA
- a CDS encoding DUF1059 domain-containing protein — protein sequence MARYYIDCRDYPSDKNCSVALSADSKEELLDAAIQHGTRVHGYEDSPEFRAEMTKMFKEGSAPP from the coding sequence ATGGCACGCTATTACATCGATTGTCGAGACTATCCCAGTGACAAAAACTGCTCAGTAGCGCTCTCCGCTGATAGTAAGGAGGAGCTCCTTGATGCAGCCATTCAACACGGTACCCGAGTACACGGTTACGAGGACTCACCTGAGTTCAGAGCAGAGATGACCAAGATGTTCAAAGAGGGATCTGCACCACCCTAG
- a CDS encoding phosphoglycolate phosphatase, protein MSVKKPEMILIDVDGTLVDSVPDLAYCVDEMMKQLDMPVHGETKVRDWVGNGVERLTRRALIGQLDGEPDDALFEKAYPVFLDLYAENTSKRSMLYPGVTEGLAYLKAAGFKLGCVTNKASQFTLPLLKDLGIHDEFEIIICGDTLAKKKPDPLPLLHAAEFFGVEPANATMLGDSVSDVKAARAAGFQIICMSYGYNHGVDIRDSNPDAVIDSMAELEGLLGSLAA, encoded by the coding sequence ATGTCTGTAAAAAAACCTGAAATGATCCTCATTGATGTCGATGGCACACTGGTCGACAGCGTTCCCGATCTCGCCTATTGCGTCGACGAGATGATGAAACAGCTCGATATGCCGGTACACGGTGAGACGAAGGTGCGAGACTGGGTCGGTAACGGTGTTGAGCGTCTTACCCGTCGTGCCCTGATCGGTCAGCTCGATGGCGAGCCCGATGATGCGCTGTTCGAGAAGGCCTATCCGGTCTTCCTCGATCTCTACGCTGAGAATACCTCCAAGCGCAGTATGCTCTATCCGGGTGTGACGGAAGGTCTCGCGTACCTCAAGGCGGCTGGCTTCAAGCTCGGCTGTGTCACCAACAAGGCGAGTCAGTTCACCCTGCCGCTACTGAAGGATCTCGGTATTCACGACGAGTTTGAGATCATCATCTGTGGCGATACGCTGGCGAAGAAGAAACCCGATCCACTGCCACTGCTGCATGCAGCGGAGTTCTTTGGCGTTGAACCGGCCAATGCGACCATGCTGGGTGATTCGGTCAGTGATGTGAAGGCGGCACGCGCAGCGGGCTTCCAGATTATCTGCATGAGTTATGGATATAACCACGGCGTCGATATTCGTGACTCGAATCCCGATGCGGTGATCGACTCGATGGCCGAACTTGAAGGGTTGTTGGGAAGTCTGGCAGCCTAA
- the rpe gene encoding ribulose-phosphate 3-epimerase: MADFQIAPSILSADFARLGEEVDNVLASGTDIVHFDVMDNHYVPNLTIGPLVCDALRSHGVTADIDVHMMVKPVDRIIPDFAKAGATYITFHPEASEHIDRSLGLIRELGCKSGLVFNPATPLSHLDYVMDKVDMILLMSVNPGFGGQSFIPATMDKLRAARKMIDESGFDIRLEIDGGVKASNIREIAEAGADTFVAGSGIFGNGQASDANGYDTIVKEFRDELAKVGS, encoded by the coding sequence ATGGCCGATTTTCAGATTGCCCCCTCCATCCTCTCCGCTGATTTTGCTCGTCTTGGCGAAGAGGTCGACAACGTACTGGCGTCGGGCACCGACATCGTCCACTTCGATGTAATGGACAACCACTACGTGCCTAACCTGACCATCGGACCGCTGGTCTGTGATGCATTGCGTAGCCATGGTGTTACCGCTGATATCGATGTTCACATGATGGTCAAGCCGGTTGATCGCATCATCCCCGATTTTGCCAAGGCGGGTGCCACCTACATCACTTTCCACCCTGAGGCCTCTGAGCATATCGATCGTAGCCTCGGTCTGATCCGTGAGCTTGGTTGTAAGTCAGGTCTGGTATTCAATCCTGCTACTCCACTGTCGCACCTCGACTACGTGATGGACAAGGTCGACATGATCCTGCTGATGTCGGTCAACCCCGGTTTTGGTGGTCAGAGCTTCATCCCTGCGACCATGGATAAGCTGCGCGCTGCACGCAAGATGATCGATGAGTCGGGCTTCGATATCCGCCTTGAGATCGACGGTGGCGTGAAGGCTTCTAACATTCGTGAGATCGCCGAGGCGGGTGCCGACACCTTCGTCGCCGGTTCCGGTATCTTTGGCAATGGTCAGGCGTCTGATGCAAACGGCTACGACACCATTGTTAAGGAGTTCCGTGACGAGCTGGCTAAGGTCGGTAGTTAA
- the tdh gene encoding L-threonine 3-dehydrogenase encodes MKALVKRHAKEGLWLEEVPLPEVGGNDVLVKIEKTAICGTDVHIYNWDEWAQKTIPVPMTIGHEFAGTIVEMGANVTGLSIGDVVSGEGHIVCERCRNCLAGRRHLCPNTIGVGVNRDGCFAEYLSIPAKNVFRPNIEIPTDVLACFDPYGNAVHTALSFNMVGEDVLITGAGPIGIMAAMVAAHSGARNIVITDLNEYRLDLAKKIVPKAITINVKKEEITKELMRSLGILEGFDVGLEMSGSPQAFNVMLGNMINGGHIAMLGIMPDGTGIDWTKVVFEGLHIKGIYGREIFETWYKGVMMVQSGLPLEKIITHHFHYSEFQKGFDVMRSGDSGKVILDWSER; translated from the coding sequence ATGAAGGCGTTAGTTAAGCGGCATGCCAAAGAGGGACTCTGGCTCGAAGAGGTGCCACTCCCCGAGGTCGGCGGCAACGATGTGCTGGTAAAGATCGAGAAAACCGCCATCTGCGGCACCGACGTGCATATCTACAACTGGGACGAGTGGGCACAGAAGACCATTCCGGTGCCGATGACCATCGGCCATGAGTTTGCCGGCACCATCGTTGAGATGGGCGCCAACGTCACCGGTCTGAGTATTGGTGATGTCGTCTCTGGCGAGGGGCACATTGTCTGTGAGCGCTGTCGTAACTGCCTGGCGGGCCGTCGCCACCTCTGCCCCAACACCATCGGTGTCGGCGTTAATCGTGACGGCTGCTTTGCCGAGTACCTCTCGATCCCGGCCAAGAACGTCTTCCGCCCCAACATCGAGATTCCCACCGATGTGCTCGCCTGCTTCGACCCCTACGGCAACGCGGTACACACCGCCCTCTCCTTCAACATGGTCGGTGAGGATGTATTGATCACCGGAGCGGGCCCCATCGGCATCATGGCGGCGATGGTGGCGGCCCACTCCGGCGCTCGTAATATTGTCATCACCGATCTGAATGAGTACCGACTCGATCTGGCGAAGAAGATCGTGCCCAAGGCGATCACCATCAATGTTAAAAAAGAAGAGATCACCAAGGAGCTGATGCGCAGCCTCGGCATACTGGAGGGCTTTGATGTGGGGCTGGAGATGTCGGGCTCACCGCAGGCCTTTAACGTCATGCTCGGCAACATGATTAACGGCGGCCACATCGCCATGCTTGGCATCATGCCCGATGGCACCGGCATCGACTGGACCAAGGTGGTCTTCGAAGGACTGCACATCAAGGGCATCTACGGTCGCGAGATCTTCGAGACCTGGTACAAGGGTGTGATGATGGTGCAGAGCGGCCTGCCGCTGGAGAAGATCATCACCCACCACTTCCACTACAGTGAATTCCAGAAGGGCTTCGATGTGATGCGCTCGGGAGATTCCGGCAAGGTGATTCTGGATTGGAGTGAGCGCTAG
- the trpE gene encoding anthranilate synthase component I, with the protein MNQQQFNALAAEGYNRIPLMREVLADLDTPLSTYLKLADAPYTYLLESVQGGEKWGRYSIIGLPARTVLSVKGHEVTVSCDHVVLEQSTEEDPLAFIEQFQARYKVPEVDGLPKFTGGLVGYFGYDTVRYIEPRLGESPNEDQLGNPDILLMLSDEVVVFDNLSGKLFVVVHADPSDAAALQKGETRLSQLVRLLDEPLKRAPHVQSRKVSEDDFVSGFTQQGFEEAVAKSKQYITDGDIMQVVLSQRLSIPYEAPPLDLYRSLRSLNPSPYMYFLNLESFHIVGSSPEILTRYEDDKVTVRPIAGTRPRGKDEAEDRALEKELLADPKELAEHLMLIDLGRNDVGRIAETGSVELTEEMVIERYSHVMHIVSNVEGDLKKGMSAMDALRATFPAGTVSGAAKVRAMEIIDELEPVKRGVYAGSVGYLGWHGNMDTAIAIRTAVIQNRTLYMQAGAGIVYDSVPRNEWDETMNKSRAVFRAAEMAAKGLDNAQHR; encoded by the coding sequence ATGAATCAACAACAGTTCAATGCACTCGCAGCCGAAGGCTATAACCGTATCCCACTGATGCGCGAGGTGCTGGCTGACCTCGATACCCCGCTCTCCACCTATCTCAAACTGGCCGATGCGCCCTATACCTATCTATTAGAGTCGGTGCAGGGCGGTGAGAAGTGGGGGCGTTACTCCATTATCGGATTGCCCGCACGTACGGTGCTCTCCGTTAAGGGGCATGAGGTAACCGTTAGCTGTGATCACGTGGTGCTTGAGCAGAGCACGGAAGAGGATCCACTCGCCTTTATCGAGCAGTTTCAGGCGCGTTACAAGGTGCCAGAGGTTGACGGTCTGCCGAAGTTTACTGGCGGTCTGGTCGGCTACTTTGGTTACGACACGGTGCGTTATATCGAGCCGCGTCTGGGCGAAAGCCCCAATGAGGATCAGCTCGGCAATCCCGATATTCTGTTGATGCTCTCCGATGAGGTGGTGGTATTTGATAACCTCAGCGGCAAACTTTTTGTGGTGGTCCACGCCGATCCGAGTGATGCGGCTGCGCTGCAGAAGGGTGAGACACGTCTTAGCCAGCTGGTGCGTCTACTCGATGAGCCTCTAAAGCGGGCACCCCACGTGCAGAGTCGTAAGGTGAGTGAAGATGATTTCGTCTCTGGCTTTACTCAGCAGGGATTCGAAGAGGCGGTTGCCAAATCGAAGCAGTACATTACTGATGGTGACATCATGCAGGTGGTGCTTTCGCAGCGACTCTCGATACCCTACGAGGCACCACCGCTCGACCTCTACCGCTCGCTGCGCAGTCTCAACCCCTCGCCATACATGTACTTCCTCAATCTCGAGTCGTTTCATATCGTCGGCTCCTCCCCTGAGATTCTTACCCGCTATGAGGACGACAAGGTCACTGTGCGACCAATTGCTGGCACCCGTCCACGCGGCAAGGATGAGGCGGAGGATCGAGCGCTAGAGAAGGAGCTGCTTGCCGATCCCAAGGAGCTGGCTGAGCACCTGATGTTGATCGATCTAGGGCGTAATGATGTTGGCCGAATCGCTGAGACCGGTAGTGTAGAGCTGACCGAGGAGATGGTGATCGAGCGCTACTCTCACGTGATGCACATCGTCTCCAACGTTGAGGGTGATCTGAAGAAGGGGATGAGTGCGATGGATGCCCTGCGTGCCACCTTCCCAGCCGGAACTGTATCGGGTGCCGCCAAGGTGCGTGCAATGGAGATCATCGACGAGCTGGAGCCGGTAAAACGTGGTGTCTATGCCGGTTCGGTCGGCTATCTCGGCTGGCACGGCAACATGGACACTGCCATCGCGATCCGCACCGCCGTGATCCAGAACCGTACCCTCTACATGCAGGCGGGAGCCGGTATCGTCTACGATTCAGTGCCGCGCAATGAGTGGGACGAGACGATGAACAAGAGCCGCGCCGTGTTCCGTGCTGCAGAGATGGCCGCTAAAGGGCTGGATAACGCTCAGCACCGTTAG
- a CDS encoding NnrS family protein, with protein sequence MSNNHAKAATPPLLSLAFRPLFLGGTLFAVVAIAWWVYFWLTPFNWQPYGGLFWWHGHEMLFGFGAAIVGGFLLTAVANWTGITALQGKRLLVLISAWLTTRLLIAFGGSLPAGIIITADLLYPLLLTIAMAYPIIKVKQWRNLIFIPLLLTLTLLNGVTHWAVTVGETALAMQTLHAAILWFVLIIAFLGGRVIPAFTTTNCRKAQPIRWLEITSITTIILTLIMAWFGFASLPAWLLFVIATIGALSNGGRALRWGIQHCWHEPLLWSLHLAYADRHGERSEGG encoded by the coding sequence TTGAGTAACAATCACGCCAAAGCGGCAACACCGCCACTACTAAGCCTGGCCTTCAGGCCCCTCTTTCTCGGTGGCACCCTTTTCGCTGTGGTGGCCATCGCCTGGTGGGTCTACTTCTGGCTCACCCCCTTCAACTGGCAACCCTACGGTGGTCTATTCTGGTGGCACGGCCACGAAATGCTGTTTGGCTTTGGTGCCGCTATCGTCGGCGGGTTCCTGCTCACCGCCGTTGCCAATTGGACAGGCATTACAGCACTTCAGGGCAAACGATTACTCGTCCTGATCAGCGCATGGCTGACAACACGCCTACTGATCGCCTTTGGTGGCAGCCTGCCGGCTGGCATCATCATCACCGCCGACCTGCTCTATCCACTACTGCTCACCATCGCAATGGCCTACCCCATTATTAAGGTCAAACAGTGGCGCAATCTGATATTCATACCTCTGCTTCTGACACTCACACTTCTCAATGGAGTCACACACTGGGCGGTAACAGTGGGCGAGACAGCACTGGCCATGCAGACACTGCACGCCGCCATTTTATGGTTTGTCTTGATCATCGCTTTCCTTGGGGGGCGCGTCATACCCGCCTTCACCACCACTAACTGTCGTAAGGCCCAGCCCATTCGTTGGCTTGAGATCACCAGTATTACCACAATCATCCTGACGCTGATTATGGCCTGGTTCGGCTTTGCCTCACTTCCTGCGTGGTTGCTGTTTGTGATCGCAACTATCGGGGCGCTGTCTAACGGTGGACGAGCACTGCGCTGGGGAATCCAACACTGCTGGCACGAACCACTACTCTGGTCTCTCCACCTCGCCTACGCTGACCGCCATGGAGAGCGAAGTGAGGGCGGTTAG
- a CDS encoding alpha/beta fold hydrolase, whose protein sequence is MRRKIIALLLLITPVTGFSAETPAAAAEPPSFETDSAKEQRWAEQIKESLLDGEAVELTAGSQKFFAIYTEEHLGAQLGGVVILHGMGTHPDWPEMIQPLRTTLPEQGWSTLSIQLPVRPNNAARKEYASLFDDAGNRIAAAIAFLQSKGIKNISLIGHSLGAAMAADYIARNKPKAIKGFVGIGMGENRKIDPRFDTPALLEHIDIPILDIYGSHDQKNVLRSVTARRLAAHRNAQVLKKSRRTSSFELSPIVASRDGSRKSGMVTYRQIEIAGADHFFSGLETHLIKRIHGWLERHTTNKNRYITVE, encoded by the coding sequence ATGCGCCGTAAAATCATTGCCCTACTGCTACTGATCACCCCTGTGACCGGCTTCAGCGCAGAGACGCCTGCTGCCGCGGCCGAGCCTCCTTCCTTTGAGACCGATAGCGCCAAGGAGCAGCGCTGGGCAGAGCAGATCAAAGAATCACTGTTGGATGGTGAAGCGGTGGAGCTGACAGCCGGCTCACAGAAATTCTTCGCGATCTACACTGAGGAGCACCTAGGCGCACAATTAGGCGGTGTGGTTATCCTGCACGGTATGGGTACGCACCCCGACTGGCCGGAGATGATCCAGCCGCTACGCACCACACTGCCCGAACAGGGGTGGAGCACCCTCTCTATTCAGCTCCCTGTACGCCCCAATAACGCAGCACGAAAAGAGTACGCCTCACTCTTTGACGATGCTGGCAACCGCATTGCAGCCGCCATCGCCTTTCTACAATCGAAAGGCATCAAGAACATCAGCCTGATCGGCCACAGTCTCGGTGCGGCAATGGCCGCCGACTACATCGCTCGCAATAAACCCAAGGCGATCAAGGGATTCGTTGGCATCGGCATGGGAGAGAATCGTAAGATTGATCCGCGCTTTGACACCCCGGCCCTACTCGAGCACATCGATATCCCGATTCTCGATATCTACGGCAGCCACGACCAGAAGAACGTACTCCGCTCAGTCACCGCACGTCGTCTGGCCGCACACCGCAATGCACAGGTCCTGAAAAAATCGCGGCGCACCAGCAGCTTCGAACTCTCACCAATCGTTGCCAGCCGCGACGGTAGTCGCAAGAGCGGCATGGTCACCTACCGTCAGATTGAGATCGCCGGGGCCGACCACTTCTTCTCCGGTCTGGAGACACATCTGATCAAGCGCATCCATGGCTGGTTGGAACGTCATACCACCAACAAAAATCGCTACATCACCGTCGAGTAA
- a CDS encoding anthranilate synthase component II: protein MLLMIDNYDSFTYNLVQYFGELGAEVVVHRNDQITVDEIETLAPERIVISPGPCTPNEAGVSLAAIDHFAGKLPILGVCLGHQSIGQAFGGKIIHAKQIMHGKTSMVHHNDQGVFKGLSNPYEATRYHSLVIERETMPDCLELTAWTKTADGEIDEIMGVQHKSLNIEGVQFHPESILTQHGHDLLKNFLEMQGGSRS from the coding sequence ATGTTGTTGATGATCGATAACTACGACTCTTTTACCTACAACCTGGTGCAGTATTTTGGTGAGCTGGGTGCGGAGGTTGTGGTGCACCGTAACGACCAGATCACGGTTGATGAGATCGAGACGCTGGCGCCGGAGCGGATCGTGATATCCCCGGGGCCCTGCACACCCAACGAGGCAGGTGTCTCGCTGGCGGCAATCGATCACTTTGCGGGCAAGCTGCCGATTCTCGGTGTCTGTCTCGGCCATCAATCGATTGGACAGGCGTTCGGTGGCAAGATCATCCACGCCAAGCAGATCATGCACGGCAAGACCTCAATGGTTCATCACAACGATCAAGGTGTCTTCAAGGGGTTGAGCAATCCCTATGAGGCGACTCGTTACCACTCGCTGGTGATAGAGCGCGAAACGATGCCTGATTGTCTGGAGCTGACCGCCTGGACCAAGACGGCTGATGGTGAGATAGATGAGATCATGGGCGTACAGCACAAGAGCCTCAATATCGAGGGGGTACAGTTCCATCCTGAGTCGATCCTTACTCAGCATGGTCACGATCTGTTGAAGAACTTCCTTGAGATGCAGGGCGGTAGTCGCAGCTAG